The following is a genomic window from Manihot esculenta cultivar AM560-2 chromosome 9, M.esculenta_v8, whole genome shotgun sequence.
TGCAAAGCTTCCAATCTGATTGGGGTGGGGAGTTCCGTTCTATTAATAAGTATCTTACTGATCATGGTATCCATCATCGGATTACCTGTCCACATACTCATCAGCAAAATGGCACTGTTGAACGGAAGATACGTCATGTTGTTGATACCTGTTTGGCTTTACTTGCCCACTCTTCAGTTCCATTTCGGTTTTGGAATTTTGCAATGACTACCGCTGCTTATTTGGTTAATCGATTGCCTTCTCCAGTACTTGACAAGAATTCTCCGTTTCAGAAATTATTTGGTAAACCACCAGATTATAATTTTCTACGAGTCTTTGGGTGCACTATGTATCCTTTACTCCGGCCTTTCAACCAACACAAATTTTCTTTTCGGACAGCAGCTTGTGTTTTTCTTGGGTATTCTAGTGATCATTATGGCTATATATGTTTTAATCCATCTGATCAAAGAATTTATCTTAGCAGGCATGTTCGGGTTGATGAGCATCGTTTTTTGTACAAAGAAGCTAATGTTGCTAAATCTTCAATACTTGGCAAACCTGGTTGTCATTTTGATCCTTCACCATGGCTTACTGTGACTGCTTCACTTACTTCTCCGGTACCAAGTTCTGGTGATGTTAGCTCACAGCCTTTGCCTGTTCGTAATACTGAACTTATGGTTCCAAATACACCAATACCGGCAGCCTTAGTTTGTGAATCTCCCACCACTTCTGCTGCTAATAGTCATTCTGTTAGTAAGGATACTCCTGCTGCTGTTGCAATTATTTCCACCCCAGCTTCAACTCCACCTCCgcctccacctccacctccgCCTCGCAGAACTCATACAATGATGCTTCGGGTAAATCCCAAGAAACGCAATTTTGCTTTTCATACTGCTGTGGAGCAGAATCAATGTGAGTTGACTGAACCCACTTGTTATTCTAAAGCTATCAACATTCCAGTTTGGCGTGATGCGATGAGTAAGGAGATTTCGGCATTAATTCAGCATAAGACATGGGAACTTGTTCCAAAACCACCTCATACCAACATTGTgggttgcaaatgggtgtttaaagTTAAGAAGAATCCTGATGGTTCTGTTGAGCGATGCAAAGCTCGTTTGGTGGCGAAGGGTTATAATCAGGTTGAAGGTATTGACTATGCTGCTACCTTCAGTCCTGTTATTAAACCTACAACAATTCGCATTGTTCTTTCTCTGGCCGTTTCACTTGATTGGTCTATTCGTCAATTAGACATATCCAATGCATTTCTTAATGGCTATTTGGAGGAAACTGTTTACATGTCACAGCCTCCTGGGTTTTCTGATTCTCGTTGCCCTCAATTTGTGTGTAAACTGAATAAATCAATTTATGGACTCAAGCAGGCCCCACGAGCATGGTTTCAACGTTTGAGTTCATTTTTGTTTACTATTGGATTTACAGGTTCTCATACAGATTCTTCTCTGTTTATCCGGGAACAAGGGGGTAACGTTCTTTATATTCTactttatgtagatgatattaTCATCACTGGGAGCACTGATTTGGTAGTACAGGAGTGTATTTCTTTAATTGCTGCAGAATTCCAGCTTCGTGATCTTGGAATACTTCATTATTTTCTGGGCATTGAAGTTCACCATCTTCCCAACGGGATACTTCTTTCCCAACATAAGTATCTTCACGATCTTCTTCTAGCCACAAAAATGGACAAAGCTACTTCAGTCAAATCTCCTATGGCTACTACTTGTCAATTGCAGATAAATGATGGAGAACCAATGGCAGATCCTAATCTTTATCGGCGAACGGTTGGTGCGTTGCAATACGCTTGTCTTACACGACCTGATCTTGCTTTTGCTGTGAACAAGCTTTGTCAATTTCTTTCAGCACCAACGAATACTCATTGGGCAGCCTGTAAACGAGTGCTCCGTTATGTCAACGATACTATTCATCATGGCTTATATATAACTCCATCCAGTGATAAACGATTACAAGCCTTTTGTGATGCCGATTGGGCTGGCAGTGCACATGATCGTCGTTCTACTGGAGGATTTGCTCTTTATTTGGGACCGAATCTTATTTCTTGGTCAGCCAAGAAACAACCGACTGTGGCTCGTTCTTCAACTGAAGCTGAGTACCGAGCTGTTGCCAATACAACTGCTGAAATTATTTGGATTCGGTCTTTACTCAAAGAATTGAAGCAACCCACTCCAAATCCCACTATTATTTGGTGTGATAATATAGGGGCTTCTTATTTAGCTGTGAATCCTTGTTTCAAAGCACGAACAAAGCACATTGAGGTTGACTTTCACTTTGTGAGAGAGCAAGTCAAGGCTGGTAACATTGCTGTTCAATATATTTCTTCTCTTGATCAGCTTGCTGATATTTTTACAAAACCATTATCAACTTCTCGGTTTCTTCAGCATAAAACCAAGCTTCGAATTCTACAACGGAATTCATAGCTTGCGAGGGGGTGTTAATGATAAGTTCTGTTAAGATAGTATTAGCTGTAAATATCTTATTTAAGTGTGTTTGTATTTTGTATTCCCTTAGTTATAGGAACAGAACCGCATATATAAGCTACTGTATACTCTTGAATAAATGAGTAGAAATACATTCTTTATCTCTTCTCTTACTGCTTTTGAAAACAGATTTAGGTTATTGGGTTAGGAATTTCTGAAAGTTACCCTAGCTCCTGCCTTGGACAGTTTGTCAAGACCTCcaaaatgattattttttatcCAAATACAAATTTAACCTTCAAAATCTGACATGGGTTTTAGCTGTAACATATGTCTTCCTTTGAAGCTGTTTGATGTGTATCACTGTGGACTGATGCTTGGTTTGTGCCATCTATTGTTTGACCATGCCTTCCCATaccttttttttcttgttaaaaTACCTGGTCTCTGTTGCCAGCAACCTATACCCCATGTAAATATAACTTTGGCCTGTACACATGCCATGCTCTTTCGAATTCCATCTATTTCTGTGGTGCATTGTTTTAGAACTTTTTTGCTGAAAAGTTGACTCGAAGTTTAGATGTAATTCATCTCTGTGCACTTAACATAGTTAATGTTGTTTAAGTATTTAAGCATGCCTGCCATTTATTTCATTGTGGTCCAAACCCACTAGGTTTTATTTTTGTCCATTTTGTTGTCAGTCATTAATAatctttttctttatcttttatCAACTTGTTAATCTAGCACCGTTTCTATGATTTTGCACTATCTTTGGTTGGTTAGATGCCATTTAATGCTTGTCACTTGGTTTATTAGCTTGCCCCCTTTGCCCTTTCCTATTTTGTTCCATTATTCCTGCAAAAAGAGTTGGTTTACTTGATTTGTTCATGAACATCCTGCAAAGTTTTGGTCTAATTTGAAGAACCTTATGCATATATGTGGTCCagtattgttttattttatcatcttcttctctctcattttttctttttattttctttatagtGATAAATATAAACTTGTCTCACATGAATAATTTGCTTGATATTTTTCAGGGGGCTACTATAGTTGATCAGTCAGTCGTAATAGAACTGGCTCCAGATTACAAACTGCCTGCTGCTGCTTCAGTCCCCACTACTGTAATACAATTTATTGAGTCGTTAAGAATAGTTTTTAATAGCATGAAGGCAATGTTTTTCAGTTCTAAATAGTTTCCAATGTCATGAATTAAATATGATCCCACAGCCAACAGAGAAGACAACTGCACCTGGTCGTGAATCTGCTATACAGAAGGCTGAGGATATTGTAAGCAGCATGCTTGCTAAGGGCTTCATTCTAGGAAAAGATGCCCTCAACCAGGCAAAGGCTTTTGATGAGAAGCACCGGTTCACATCAACTGCCACCTCTAAAGTTGCTTCTTTGGATCAAAAGATTGGTTTGAGTGAGAAAATTACTGCCGGCACAGTCCTTGTAAATGACAAAATGAGGGAAGTGGATGAGAAGTTTCGAGTTTCTGAGACAACAAAATCAGCCATTGCAGCTGCTGAGCAGACAGTCAGTAATGCTGGATCTGCTATAATGAAGAACCGTTATGTTTTAACTGGGGCTTCATGGGTCACCGGTGCATTCAAGAGAGTAGCTAAGGCAGCAGGGGACGTGGGGCAGAAGACAAAAGAGAAGGTTTCGGCTGAAGAGGAACAGAGTCGAAGAGCAGAAGGTTACACCCAAATTCATGAGTCTTACTCTCCAAATATGAGTGAGCAGATGTCCAAGAGCCCACATTAATGAGATTTGGTCTTTTATTTAGGCGAAGTTTATGTAGATATCTTCATATGGAGTTTGGATCTGAGCATGTGAACATTACCTGTGCTTTCCTAATATTTTGGAAATGGTTGGTGCATGGCTTTGTCGAACTCGCCAGGCATATTTGTGATGAAAAAAAACagcagttttttttttgtttatctcTACGTGATATTGTTATGAACTAACTGTTTTGGGGGGTCATAATTAAAGATTTCAGCTAATTTCCCTGTATAGCTATTTCCTTTCATGTTTTGGTTAAATCAGCACATGGCCTGCATTAGACGTTGTAATCTTGAATTTGGATTTTTTGGAGGAAAGCGATTCGAAAGTCTAATCTTGAGATATCCTTGAGTTGGGATCTTGTTTAAATGTGTAGCAAAATTTTGGGAAGGCAAGCTGGTTGTGCGGATAAATTCTGCACAATTGACTCCGCGAATTTAAGCGAGGTTCAACTAGGCTGCATGAGTGGATAGTTTGCAGCAAATAGAAATAGATGCTCACGAGCCATGACCGACTTTCTCTTTTGACGAGTAGGTCTTCAGGAAAATCAAAAGAAGTAAGCCACGGAATTTGATGCCTAGTCTGTTTCTGTAGGCTCCACAAGAGTTGGACTCCAAAGTTGGGCAATAGAGGGAACCAAGAATGCTTACCGTCGCATTTCAACTAAGAATACTCATTCACATGTTCAAAGTCAAGCCCACATATGATAAAATACTGTCGTATTTCAGCTAAAGTGCACCCGCACAAGTGAAAAATATGCAGTCATTGCAGGAGCTCAATGAGTTGAATACTCAAAAGGCATTTTGATTCAATCAAAGAAGGAAATATATAGAACACAACAAAGAAACTACATAACTGAAAGCCCACATATGACTTTGTTGAAGATGATATAAGTGCCTCCATGGTTAGCATCCCTGGAAATTCAAGGCATGTCTAAACATCCAAGAAGCAATATCAAACGCCAATTGCAAATCTATGCTTCTCTTTTGCCCAAATGACTAAGCATCTCAATTATTGCTCAAGGATTTTAGGTAAAACCATCAATACCTTGCATTCTTCCTTTCATAAATACAGCGCAAATGCAAAACCATAATGTGATATCAGATCAGaactaatttaatttacatGGGCAGCAATTATTACAGAATTCTTACACAAAAACCACCAATCCAATCCGTTGTCCTCTCATATTTCCTTCTCACATCAAAACTGAGTAATGCAAGGCAACAGATGATTGCAAAATGCAAAAAACCAAACACTGCAGTTTAAAACAAGAACAGAACAAGCATGTATTTCTAAAGATTCTGCACAGGAAAAATAGACTGACCAATATCTTTTGTGATGCACCGATTTGTCCTGCTTGGTACCTAAGAAAATTCATGAAAGgtgtcaaaataaataatttgcaAACCCACAGAAACCCAAAGTTTTCACCTACCACTCACCAAACCAACAAAAATGCAAATAATCCTGAAGTATAGTTTCTGTTTCTGTTTTCTTTTCCCCATTTTTCTTAGCTTCCAAACATACTATAAAAAGCAAGGAAAAAGGGGGTAAAAAGCCAATTGATCTCAATACCTTCAGCACCAAGAATTGTCAAAAGCAGCAGAGGTAATAGCTTGAGCAAACTCCTGAAAATTGATACACCCATCACCATCTGTATCTGCCTCCTTGATCATCCCCGTCAACTCTTCAGCCGTCAAAGCATGACCCAACTTGGCCATGGAATGAGCCAACTCCGCCGGAGTTATATATCCATTACCATCCCTATCAAACATGCTAAATATCTTCTTCAATTGATCCTCTGTGTAGGGACATTTAGTCTGAAGAAGGTCAGGCTCCACAAGGGCTACAAACTCCGAGAACTCAATCAAACCATTGTTGTTCTTGTCTGCTTTCTGTGTCAAGGCCTCCAACTGGTCTTCGCTTGGTTTTAGACCAAGTGATCGAAGTAATGATCCCAGTTCCAGTTGCGTCAAGCTGCCGTCCTTATTCCGATCAAACGATCGGAATATTTCGCGTAGCTCCGCCAGTTGGTCATCATCAAGCTTCACCGGATCTTTTCCACTCATATCTATTTTCTTGATTCTCTTCCAAACACCTTTCACTGTCAAGCAATTTCTTCTCTATATATCCAACTCCGATCAATCACCTTCTTTCACTTACTATTTTCTTCCATCTTTCAAATCCTCCTCCAATAAAGATTACTCACAGAAGATCATATAATCAAGATTTGAAATCTTGCCAAACTTTTCTGGAACAAGAATCTTGATAAAACGCAGATTCTTGCGAATCACTTTCCTTAAACATGAAAAACAAATTCAAAATAAAGAGaccttttctttctcctcttcagATAGTTTCCTGCAAAGCATTCACATTCCTCGCAATTCTAACTCACCAAAcatgaaaattaaaagaaaataaagcccAAATTCAATAGAGTAATGATGTGAATTTcttcatgtatatgttgttttctCTGTTTTGTCTTTTGTTGGGGAAATTCAACATTCTTGATCCTTTGAACTGGTTCTAGGGCTAAAAATTTGGATCTAGAAGATGCCTACGTGCATGATCGTGATTAATGGGGTTGCCCAAACCCtacctaaaaaaaattaaatattaaatacaaaGACATTGTCAAGGGTCAATTCCTTGGAATATAAAAATTGGAAGAGTTGTTGCTGACGTGCCCTGATACTATTTGTCTAAATTTTACCTACTAttgttttattatctttattttctttttcaaatgaTTGAGGTGTTAATCATTATCAGACTGCCACATcattaatcattaaaaaaattaggaaTAAGTTGgattagttatatatatatatatattctaaataatttcatttataaatttattaaattacctTATAATCCTTAATTATATGGTTAAATCatgtattaattatataatatacttttaagtgttaataaatatttatatatgtgtatatatatgcatgtatgtataatttttaattaaaaactatatacttaaaaaatatatataaataatatgtcaTATTCTCAttgagactttttttttttttttaaaatgaaagaaatattattaactCAAAGCGATCAAGGAAACTATATGAGGAGGGACATGAACCCAAACTTGACttgactcagaatgagccgatgttgctagaacatgagcgacatcattcgcagaccTGTGAATAAAAGCACATCTTACTTCCTCATAACTGGATAGAAGCAatttacaatcttgaaccaaaagaCCAAAAGGTGATAAATCATCTAACGAAGCATTGTTAATGGACACAATAAGAATCTGAGCATCCGATTCGAAAAAAACTCGATCCCATCCGgactctttaatccagctcaataTGTAATATTTTCTTATTAGCATTAACATCTCTTTTATcttagtattattatttttattattgttttaatgttagaaagttaaaattatttattattttatgatgaatataaattctatatttaatataatttttatttttataagaaaaaaaattt
Proteins encoded in this region:
- the LOC110622964 gene encoding binding partner of ACD11 1, whose product is MSIRTVKVSNVSLGATEQDIKEFFSFSGDIDYVELHSETERSQIAYVTFRDPQGAETAVLLSGATIVDQSVVIELAPDYKLPAAASVPTTPTEKTTAPGRESAIQKAEDIVSSMLAKGFILGKDALNQAKAFDEKHRFTSTATSKVASLDQKIGLSEKITAGTVLVNDKMREVDEKFRVSETTKSAIAAAEQTVSNAGSAIMKNRYVLTGASWVTGAFKRVAKAAGDVGQKTKEKVSAEEEQSRRAEGYTQIHESYSPNMSEQMSKSPH
- the LOC110622966 gene encoding probable calcium-binding protein CML18, with translation MSGKDPVKLDDDQLAELREIFRSFDRNKDGSLTQLELGSLLRSLGLKPSEDQLEALTQKADKNNNGLIEFSEFVALVEPDLLQTKCPYTEDQLKKIFSMFDRDGNGYITPAELAHSMAKLGHALTAEELTGMIKEADTDGDGCINFQEFAQAITSAAFDNSWC